The Arachis hypogaea cultivar Tifrunner chromosome 14, arahy.Tifrunner.gnm2.J5K5, whole genome shotgun sequence genome has a segment encoding these proteins:
- the LOC112743108 gene encoding serine/threonine-protein phosphatase 7 long form homolog, whose protein sequence is MRGHSALLSALVERWRPETHTFHLPVGEVTVTLEDVSYILGLPINGEAVTGKSDSSHQFLVENCIACFAREPGPDDHVLGKVNIAWVRRCRDTEPCDTQESLERYIGAHIFCVLGTIVFPDKSTVSLNSKFLPLLRDFHRISEYSGGAASLTHLYRSLCRASRYNCKEMDGPLILLFVWAWERMPFLAPIPRDQLGNISVPLARRSYGGHIWEWGFRMASLPI, encoded by the exons ATGAGAGGTCATTCTGCACTACTGAGTGCTTTGGTGGAACGCTGGAGGCCGGAGACTCACACGTTTCATCTTCCGGTCGGTGAAGTGACGGTGACGCTGGAAGATGTGAGCTATATTCTTGGTCTCCCGATTAATGGGGAGGCTGTTACGGGTAAATCAGATAGCAGCCACCAGTTTTTGGTGGAGAACTGCATTGCGTGCTTTGCTCGAGAGCCCGGTCCGGATGATCACGTGTTGGGAAAGGTTAATATTGCTTGGGTCCGGCGGTGCAGAGACACCGAGCCGTGTGATACTCAGGAGTCTCTCGAGCGGTACATCGGAGCGCACATTTTCTGCGTACTGGGTACAATTGTGTTTCCGGATAAGTCGACCGTTTCACTGAACTCGAAGTTTCTACCGCTACTTAGGGATTTCCACCGGATTTCAGAGTATAGTGGGGGAGCAGCCAGTCTGACACACCTATACAGATCGTTGTGTCGTGCCTCACGATACAACTGCAAAGAAATGGATGGCCCACTGATACTGCTTTTTGTTTGGGCGTGGGAGCGTATGCCGTTCCTGGCACCTATACCCCGCGATCAACTCGGCAATATTAGTGTTCCACTAGCGCGACG TTCATATGGCGGCCATATATGGGAGTGGGGATTCCGGATGGCCTCGCTCCCCATATGA
- the LOC112743943 gene encoding fasciclin-like arabinogalactan protein 10, translating to MAHNRHHLLLLLLAVFAAAVSAHNITAILESDPNYSQFNSYLSQTKLADEINSRTTITVLAIPNSAFSSITQNHPLPVIKNLLSLLVLLDYFDPTKLHKITDGTTLTTTLYQTTGNAEGNIGSVNITDIRGGKVAFGSAVPGSKLASTYTKSVKQIPYNISVLEISAPIIAPGILTAPAPSSSLNITALLEKAGCKTFASLIVSNGVIKTFQSTADKGLTIFAPSDEAFKAKGVPDLSKLTNAEIVSLLQYHAAAKYLPVGSLKTSKDAISTLATNGAGKYDLTVSVAGDSVTLHTGVDSSRVADTVLDSTPLSIYTVDSVLLPTELFGKSPSPAPAPEPASAPSPTPASAPSPAEAPSPLPASPPAPAGDVPAGAPSDAPSAEAERSGTSPKSASVRVEASFAVLTFTVAALCAVVFPTVFMS from the coding sequence ATGGCTCACAAccgccaccacctcctcctcctccttctcgcCGTCTTCGCCGCCGCAGTCTCCGCCCACAACATCACAGCAATCCTCGAATCCGACCCTAACTACAGCCAGTTCAACAGCTACCTCTCTCAGACAAAACTCGCCGACGAGATCAACTCTCGCACCACCATCACCGTCCTCGCCATCCCAAACTCCGCATTCTCTTCCATCACACAGAACCACCCCTTACCAGTCATCAAGAACCTCCTCAGCCTCCTCGTCCTCCTCGACTACTTCGACCCCACCAAGCTCCACAAGATCACCGACGGCACCACCCTCACCACCACCCTCTACCAAACCACCGGCAACGCCGAGGGAAACATCGGATCCGTCAACATCACCGACATCCGCGGCGGCAAGGTCGCCTTCGGCTCCGCCGTTCCAGGCTCCAAGCTCGCCTCCACCTACACCAAATCAGTTAAACAGATTCCTTACAACATCTCCGTCCTCGAGATTAGTGCTCCGATAATCGCGCCAGGGATCTTAACCGCTCCAGCTCCGTCATCCTCCCTTAACATAACGGCGCTCCTCGAGAAAGCAGGTTGCAAGACGTTTGCCAGCTTGATCGTCTCTAACGGCGTCATTAAGACATTCCAGTCAACGGCTGATAAAGGTTTGACCATTTTTGCACCTTCCGATGAGGCATTCAAGGCAAAAGGCGTTCCCGATCTGAGCAAGCTCACCAACGCTGAGATCGTTTCGCTCTTACAGTACCACGCCGCCGCTAAGTACCTTCCTGTCGGTTCCTTGAAGACTTCCAAGGATGCCATTAGTACATTGGCCACTAACGGTGCTGGAAAGTACGATTTGACGGTTTCCGTTGCCGGAGATTCAGTTACATTGCACACCGGTGTTGATTCTTCTAGGGTTGCGGATACCGTGTTGGATTCCACTCCCCTTTCTATTTACACTGTAGACAGCGTTCTCCTTCCTACGGAGCTTTTCGGAAAGTCGCCGTCGCCGGCGCCTGCGCCAGAGCCTGCCAGTGCTCCGTCTCCAACTCCTGCATCAGCTCCGTCGCCGGCTGAGGCTCCTTCTCCTCTCCCAGCTTCGCCGCCAGCACCTGCCGGTGATGTTCCCGCTGGTGCTCCGTCGGACGCGCCATCGGCGGAGGCGGAGCGTAGCGGCACCTCCCCTAAGTCTGCTAGCGTGAGAGTTGAAGCTTCTTTTGCGGTTCTCACTTTTACAGTAGCTGCTTTGTGTGCGGTTGTTTTCCCCACTGTTTTCATGTCCTGA